In Methanooceanicella nereidis, the sequence AGCGGTTTTTGTCTTAATCGCAGTCTTTTTTAATTCCGGTTCCGATGATTTCGCTTTCTTCGATGCGCCGGGCTTTTCAGCAGAGACTTTACCGGCCTTTTTAGTTACTGTTGAAGTTGTGCCTGATTTCTTTTTAGTAGCTGGAATAATAACACCCCGTGGAATATTTTATGACGATTTATTTTAATCCGATATTAAGACAATCTTTATACTTTGACCTTATTCGTTTAATTTCCTCCGGGACATCGTATATCCGCAGGACGGAAGACCCGAAGCAAGGTTTAGTATATATGATGACAAGGTTCTTATCGTTTTCCTCTATGGCGACAGGAACTCTTTCCTTACCCAGTATCTTCAGGTCAAGGATAGGGTATCCGGGTTCGACGTAATATATCTCCTTATATCTTGACCTGATGTAATCATCCCCTTCTGACATACTTGTCTGCGGAAGCAGGACATCGAAATTGAAATCATTGATACATGCCATTGGATTTCATCCTTTTTTCATTTTTTATTCTGCAGTTTCATGCGCTGGGCCATGATACATTTACCGCCGCTAACTCCGCCAAGAGGATTCTTAGGAGTTCCGAACGAGTTCATGCAGCGGGCCATAACGGCAGCACCTCTGGCAAGGCCGTCGTCACAGAATATTATATGGTCCTCGGGCTTGTCATAAATGCCCAGTTCACCGATCTTCTCAATTATCAGGTTGGGCTTATGGCCGGTAATGCCCGCTCTGCCGGTAATGCCGATAGTAGTCTTGCTCGTGATCAATTTTTCATCCAGGGCGGTCTTGATCAAACGCTGCGCTATCATGGCGCTGACCATGTCAAGCGTCGCGAGCATGGTCTTCACGCCATGCTTTTTACATACCTCCGCGCCAACCTCGTTAAGCCGGGGCAGGTCTTTACCGTTCTCTCCGACTTCGCAGCCTATCAATGATACTTTGTTGTTCTTTGCTGCCGCCGGGTTCACAGGTACACTTCCGTACCATTTCCTGCCGTCAGGCACGACCTCTATCTGGACAAGTTCATGCGCCCACTTTGCATATTCTTCTATCACATTATCCTTAAGCATCTCGGTCAATAATCCCGGCTTTATCTTGCTGGTAATATCAAGCACGTTGCCGTGCGTCTTATCGACAAGGTCGGAACCTCTGACTATTGCATCTGGTATCGCGCCCGCCAGACCGCAGAAGCTGCCTATTGTCTTTGAATAAGGAAGAATGTCATTGGTAACGCGGCCTTTTAGGGTAGTGCCGAAGTCTATCGAACATACAGGGTTCCTGAAATCGACGCCTGTCCACTTTGCCGCCTCTTTTATGCCTGCAGTGGCAAGTTCGCCTTCCATCTCGTTTGCAACGATCTCGACGCCTGTGCTGCCCATCGGAGGCAATACGCTGGCTACAGCGCCGTCGAAGAATACCTTATCGAGGAAAGAGAACTCTCTGCACCTCTTCTGAATATTTTCTTTTGACATGGCAGGAGCCATGTTCTTTGGAGGGACCTTGGCTATCAGGCAGCCGTCCGCCAGTGCAAGAATGAACTGCCCCACATCGTCCGGGCTATCAAAACCGGCTACGACGCCGGTCGACCTCACGACGAAATTCAAGTCCATTTCAATGTCTAAACCTGCTGCCTTATGGGATTCCAACAGGGTCTCCTTTACCATATCCCTTACTGATTCCCTTGTGAGTTTACCGCCGTCAAGAGTCTTGCCGAACACGGTCTCGCCCGGCCTGGGTGCCCTTACGTCACGGGTCATTCTAACGGTCTTGTTCAGCAGATATGTCTTGCCCGATGACAGATCAGTCGCTGTAAGAATACACTTGGTCGTGGTGTTACCCATTTCAACAGAAGCGACTATATAGTAATTTGTTTTTGAAAGGTCTACCTTAACCGACATTCCGGGTGATGAGGTCCTTGGTATAAGAGATAAATGTGGAGTTTCCGCTATATGAGGTTGAGGACCGAACTTTCTTAACAAGGGTTTTAATTGCATCATTATCACCGGTGATTATAATCGTTATATGTTCCTATCCTGATACGATATATTTTGTGCTTTCATCGATAATTAAACTTACATCGATTACATTTTACAATAATTCCATTAAAAAATATTTGAAATGGCAATAAAATCCTGTTTGCAGAATAAAAGATAAAAAAGGAAATAATTGGCATGTTACCATGCCAATATTTTACGCACTTATGCGAGCTTGAACAGCGGGTGGGTGTCGACTGCGGGGTTGGTGCCAAGATCCCTGGCTGCCTCGCATACGACTATGTCGTTCATCGCTACTGCCGGGAAGACCTCTACTGCGTGGTCGATCGGACCGTACAGACAGAAGTCGCAACCGAGGGTGATAGCGATCAGGTTGCTGCCAATGTCCGACGGCATGTATGCGTTCTCCTTGCCCGGGAGCTTCTTGAACTTCTTGAGCCAGGACCATGCGGAGGGTATGTTGTGGTAACCGCCGCCTACCGGCTCGCCGAGCTGGGACTTAACAGCGAAGATGGACCTGTAGGTCGCACCGGAGCCGCTGCCCAGCGGGGTTGCTGCTACATCGATGAGTGGCCTGGTTATGCCCTTCTCAGTACCGATCTCGATCATTCCCTTAGTCTGGCCTGCTGCACCCTTGGTGAGCATTTCCATCCTGCCCTTCACTGACATGTCCATCGGGTTGAATCCGAGGATGATGCAGGAGTTGAACTTGCAGGTCTTGATCGCTTCGATCTCGTCCGGCTGTGCTGCGGCGTTGATCGAGTTGTAGATGACTCTGTCAGTTACACCGATCTCGTCTGCCCTCTTTGCGCCTGCGACTCTTACGCTGGCTACGGTCGAGTCCACGAGGAACGCGTCCTTGCCTGCGTCTGCATACCACTCAATGTACTTCTGCATTGACTCGTCAGTCTCGGCGACGATCTGTAACCAGCACGGGTTGCCGGTTATGTCGGACATCTCTTCCTGTGTCCTGACTAGTTTCTCTGCTCCTTCCTTGTCGAAGACACCCTTTTTGCCGTCGATAAGGATCTTCTGTTTGTTGTAGAATATTGAACCGGCTAAAACGGTCGGGTATTCACCCGGCTGACCGCCTACTTTGGCCCTGCCGAACTCGTAGACTTTCTGTTCATTTCCATACTTAAACATTAGACATATCCTCCCTTATAGCAAGTTTAACTGTATAAATATGCTGTACGCAACGTAAATCAAAGCTCCAAAAAGGAACCCGTACAGTATTCCAACTTCTCTACCAAGCCTTTTTCCTTCGATCTGCTGGATCTCAGCATTAACGAACTCGACTTTCTCCTCGACTCCGTCAACTCTCTTCATGATCGCTGAGTAATCCTTTGGGTCAACATATACCATTTTAGATACCTCCCAGTAATATTACGGGGATCAGGATCATGGCAAATGCAAATACTGCCCCAATCAGGAATCCGAGTACCTTGGTGGCACCCACGGCGGATGTAAGCTTCTGGTTCCTTGCGCAGAGCTGTGCGCGGTAGCACATGTCATCCACTAATGGGGGGATCTCCTTGTCCGGCTTTGCAGCTGCAAGCATGAATGCTCCCTCTGCTCCCTCTTCTTCCTCAACTTCCTTTTCCTTGATGGTCAAGGTCATTGGGTTTGCGGGGAACGCGCCCGGGTCCTTTGCGATACAATCCTGGATCGCTGCCGTTATCTTGGCCTCATCCTCTACATCGATCATGTAGATGGTCTGGACCTGCTCCTGGAACCTCTTGACTGCTGCGTCATCAAGGTTCTCGATAAAGGGAATGGCACCCTTTGCGTTAACAATTCTGCCGTCCTTAAGGCCATGCTTGTGAAGGCACTCAAGAGCGTCACCGGATATGTGACCCTTGACTTCAGAGCCACAAATTATGAGGAACCTGATGTTCGGGTTAGAGATGATGTTAGCGACGATCTTCTCAATACCGAGGTTCTCTGTCTTACAGGGTCCGGCCATACCTGCTCCGGCCTTGATCGGGAACTGATTGAAGTGTGAACCCATAGTAGCTACTACAACGCAGCTCTTCGGGTCGCCCGCATCATACTCTCCCTTAACGATAGGCCATCCAGATGCTGGTTCTTTCTTGTCAACCATTTGTATCACCCTTATTTAAACCTCAATGCTGTAATGTCTATTCCGCCGGGGAAGAGCAGTGCGAGCAGTACGATCGAAATTATAATGCCAAGCATTACACCTTCCATCTTTCCTGCGTACCAGCCCATTGTGAACTTGTTCAGGTAACCGATACCCTTGATGTCGGTCTTTATGGTCCTGAGACGGGACTGGATCATCATCAGTTCGCCGCCGCCAGCGCCGCCGGCAACAGCTGCTCCTGCAACTACTTCGCCACCCTCTTCTTCCTCAACTTCCTTTTCCTTGATGGACAAGGTCATTGGGTCTGCGGGGAACGCGCCCGGGTCCTTTGCGATACAATCCTGGATCGCTGCCGTTATCTTGGCCTCATCCTCTACATCGATCATGTAGATGGTCTGGACCTGCTCCTGGAACCTCTTGACTGCTGCGTCATCAAGGTTCTCGATAAAGGGAATGGCACCCTTTGCGTTAACAATTCTGCCGTCCTTAAGGCCATGCTTGTGAAGGCACTCAAGAGCGTCACCGGATATGTGACCCTTGACTTCAGAGCCACAAATTATGAGGAACCTGATGTTCGGGTTAGAGATGATGTTAGCGACGATCTTCTCAATACCGAGGTTCTCTGTCTTACAGGGTCCGGCCATACCTGCTCCGGCCTTGATCGGGAACTGATTGAAGTGTGAACCCATAGTAGCTACTACAACGCAGCTCTTCGGGTCGCCCGCATCATACTCTCCCTTAACGATAGGCCATCCAGATGCTGGTTCTTTCTTGTCAACCATTTTAGATCAACCCTCCCATTTTCAGCAGCACTACAAGGAACGCAGCAAATCCTCCGAATATGAATCCGTAGAATATGTTGGTCCATATGCCTGCGTAGTATAATGATTTCTCTCTTCCCGGGAAGGATTCGAGGAAGTTTCCGGTCGGAGTGAGGGAGTTCATTAAGTCGTCCGCGTATGCGTCCAGCTTATCAATCTTTTCGTTTATCGGCTTGAAGTTATATTTCACTACGCCTCCTTCAGGCTGTAGCTTACCTGTCTCTATGTTGTAGGACAGTCCGTATTCCGGTAATATTTTAACGAAAGCCATTTTTAGTCCTCCCTTGCCGGTAACAGTCCGGTATCCTTGATCACGACACCGCATTCCTTAACTCTGTTCCAGTATGACAGGTATCCGAATACCCATGCGATCAGGCCGAGAACGATCGTGATCGCTGCCGGTGCAAGTCCTACGAGGGCTATTGAAAGTATACCGAATATAACGGTCACTATAAAGCCAGACTCAACCGCTAAGGTAAGTGTCCTCTTCTGGTTCTCATCCGGACCGAGACATGCATTGAACGGGTGAAGGATCGGAAGTGCGCCCAGTATAAAGAGCGGAGCTATGAATCCGGTTCCGATAATGTCAGTCATAAATGCGCCGTACTCGAACGTACCTGCCATGACAGTTGAGAATGCCATGAGGATAAGGCTTGCAGAACCTGCGATGAATATCATTCCGATCTGCATTGTCGGGATCTTCATCTTAAGTACACCGTTGGCAATGTAACCGATTATTGCACCCTGTATCAATGATAATACAAGTGCCAGGACCGGTCCAGCCAGTACTATGCCGGTGTAGTCCCCGATCTTAAGACCGAGAATGGTTGTAAGCAGACCCATACCGAATGCGAGCATACCTATGGAAGGTACACCGGTACCGATACCGTACTTACAGATCTGCCTTACTGCATCTGCGCCCCAGACTATTGCAAAAATAGCTCCGATCGCGCCGATGAAAGATCCGTAGGCGACGTCCATCGCATTGTTAACAAAGTATGCTATGTATATGGCTAATAAGCCGCCGATCATTCCGATAGCTGCGAGAGTGTTCCAGCTCATGTCCTTGTGTTCTGACATTTAAGCTACCCCCATGTATATGATAGCTGCAACCCATACACCGATGATGATCGATGCTATTGCGCTTGCTACGAATGCCCTTGGCCACCTCTTGAACTTCGGGTCGTGGAAACCTTCGATAGTACCGGTAATGTTGTAAGATGCAAGAACCGAGTTTACGAAGAATATACCGATCGCACCGATCGCTGCCGCTGCGACGCTGAACCCGCCTGCGAGGAATACAAGGTATATAAGCGAACCACCGAATCCACCGAGGATACCGCCGATGACTGCACTTACTAAAGCGACTGTCGGGGTTCCGTGACCCTCAGTACCCCTGGTAACATAGAGGTCCTGCCTGTCGCCGGTGATCGGGTCGTACTTTACCTTTGCGGATACGAGTGGGACACCCAGACCGTACACGTAAAGAATGTTGGACACTCCACCAAGAATGACCATCATTAACATTGCGCCGATGATACCTGCTGCCAGGATCATGGCTATTCCGCCTATGTTCGCTACTATTCCTGCCGGGGAGAAAAGAGTACCGTCACCGACAGCTGCAACGAACGAGGCGTATTCGATCTTACCAATCATCATTTCTTCCATTACGAGACCTGCGCTGATAAGACCGAGGAAACCTGCAGAAGCTGCAAGCATGGTTGTACCAGTTCCGATACCGGTTGCCTGCGCCATTGCAGCAGGTGCACCGCCCACAGGAACAAAGTGGACACCAATGCTTACCAGTAATCCACCGATACCGATCGCCAGTACCATTATAAGTAAAGTTATTGGATCGACTATCATGATACCTAATCCTCCGCCTTCTTGTACGGACCGTATGTGTTCCTGGCCCAGAGCTCAAGCATCCTGTTGCCTATGAGCCATATGAGCGCAATGATGAAACCTGCGATCATCGCACCCCATCCGTTCAAGTATTCTATGAAAATAATGTGTCTCCAAAGGTCAAGGAAAACTGTCAGACCAAGACCGATACCGGTCATCGGACCTCCGTGCTTGACACAGAAACCGGCTACGTCAATACTGTTCCTGATACCTGCTTCGCCCTGCTGGATGATCTTACCAGAGTTCGACGCTGCAAGTCCGCAACCGAATGGCTTGTTCATGTATTGCCTTTCGGTACCATAGTGAACGTCACCGACTGCAGAACCCATACCACCGGTCATGATACCCCAAAGCATTGCGAGTATCGGGAACGGGAATGGCTGTCCTATTATTGCACTAAAGAGATATGAGAACGTGGATATTGCCATCGCTGCTATAAATGCATGAGCAATAATAGACGGAGTTGTGGTCAACAATATGTCCAGATAGATCGGCTGACCGAATCTCTTCTGACCGGTTAACCTACCCATGTATGCTGTGGTTGCGAAAATACCGTACAAAATCGCTGAAATAGTGGATCCTATTGCCAGCGCTAAGACGATGTTAATAGCAAAGGCAAACTGCAAAGCAAACCCAATTGCTGCTGCTGACGCGCATAAGAATCCGTAACCGACTGGTTCGCCGCAAATAGCTTTGTTGTATATACGGTGAACGTAGCCAACTTGTGGAGCCAGCTGCACCTGGGAGTTCGCGTTAGACTGAGAACCGAAGTCTGATTCGAGATCTTCAGCCGCGCCTGCTATGGTAGCACAAGCACCCATTAGAGCTAATGTTCCAAGGCTCACTACCAATTCTTCCATTTGTTATCCTCCTTTCTAGTTTATAATTATGGATTTGGTATAGGGACAAATATCCATAATTAGCGCTATAAGTATCATTTTCAATAGGGCTTGTTGACTAATAAACCTTTCGAAAAACGCTTGGAAAGCGCTTTATTTACTTAAAAAAACCTTTAGAGAACTAATAATATAAAAACAAATTATTATAAAATAAAAAATAAAAATTGGAGTAATTATACTCCAATTTACTTTGCCGGTATGATGAGTGATCTCTCACCAGCAGGCATGAACTCGCGGATCGCACCACGTGCGAACTCTTTCCTCGGCTCGGTGAAGTCGAACTTGAGGTCCTTGTCCGCAAATGCGACCTTCAGGAGCGGGCTTACGGTCCATGCGTCGCCGCGGGCGAAGTGTGCCTCTGCTGCGATACCTGCGTAGCCACCCTGGTGACCGACGTTCATTGCGTAGTTCGGGTAGTTCGGGCCTCTTAATTCGGCAACTGCACCCTCGTCAGACCTGCATGAGAACACGTTGGTCGCACCGCACTGGTCCTGTAAGTC encodes:
- the mtrC gene encoding tetrahydromethanopterin S-methyltransferase subunit MtrC; translated protein: MSEHKDMSWNTLAAIGMIGGLLAIYIAYFVNNAMDVAYGSFIGAIGAIFAIVWGADAVRQICKYGIGTGVPSIGMLAFGMGLLTTILGLKIGDYTGIVLAGPVLALVLSLIQGAIIGYIANGVLKMKIPTMQIGMIFIAGSASLILMAFSTVMAGTFEYGAFMTDIIGTGFIAPLFILGALPILHPFNACLGPDENQKRTLTLAVESGFIVTVIFGILSIALVGLAPAAITIVLGLIAWVFGYLSYWNRVKECGVVIKDTGLLPARED
- a CDS encoding DUF1894 domain-containing protein → MACINDFNFDVLLPQTSMSEGDDYIRSRYKEIYYVEPGYPILDLKILGKERVPVAIEENDKNLVIIYTKPCFGSSVLRIYDVPEEIKRIRSKYKDCLNIGLK
- the mtrA gene encoding tetrahydromethanopterin S-methyltransferase subunit A, coding for MVDKKEPASGWPIVKGEYDAGDPKSCVVVATMGSHFNQFPIKAGAGMAGPCKTENLGIEKIVANIISNPNIRFLIICGSEVKGHISGDALECLHKHGLKDGRIVNAKGAIPFIENLDDAAVKRFQEQVQTIYMIDVEDEAKITAAIQDCIAKDPGAFPANPMTLTIKEKEVEEEEGAEGAFMLAAAKPDKEIPPLVDDMCYRAQLCARNQKLTSAVGATKVLGFLIGAVFAFAMILIPVILLGGI
- the mtrE gene encoding tetrahydromethanopterin S-methyltransferase subunit E is translated as MEELVVSLGTLALMGACATIAGAAEDLESDFGSQSNANSQVQLAPQVGYVHRIYNKAICGEPVGYGFLCASAAAIGFALQFAFAINIVLALAIGSTISAILYGIFATTAYMGRLTGQKRFGQPIYLDILLTTTPSIIAHAFIAAMAISTFSYLFSAIIGQPFPFPILAMLWGIMTGGMGSAVGDVHYGTERQYMNKPFGCGLAASNSGKIIQQGEAGIRNSIDVAGFCVKHGGPMTGIGLGLTVFLDLWRHIIFIEYLNGWGAMIAGFIIALIWLIGNRMLELWARNTYGPYKKAED
- the mtrD gene encoding tetrahydromethanopterin S-methyltransferase subunit D, whose amino-acid sequence is MVDPITLLIMVLAIGIGGLLVSIGVHFVPVGGAPAAMAQATGIGTGTTMLAASAGFLGLISAGLVMEEMMIGKIEYASFVAAVGDGTLFSPAGIVANIGGIAMILAAGIIGAMLMMVILGGVSNILYVYGLGVPLVSAKVKYDPITGDRQDLYVTRGTEGHGTPTVALVSAVIGGILGGFGGSLIYLVFLAGGFSVAAAAIGAIGIFFVNSVLASYNITGTIEGFHDPKFKRWPRAFVASAIASIIIGVWVAAIIYMGVA
- the mtrG gene encoding tetrahydromethanopterin S-methyltransferase subunit MtrG; the protein is MVYVDPKDYSAIMKRVDGVEEKVEFVNAEIQQIEGKRLGREVGILYGFLFGALIYVAYSIFIQLNLL
- the mtrA gene encoding tetrahydromethanopterin S-methyltransferase subunit A, which translates into the protein MVDKKEPASGWPIVKGEYDAGDPKSCVVVATMGSHFNQFPIKAGAGMAGPCKTENLGIEKIVANIISNPNIRFLIICGSEVKGHISGDALECLHKHGLKDGRIVNAKGAIPFIENLDDAAVKRFQEQVQTIYMIDVEDEAKITAAIQDCIAKDPGAFPADPMTLSIKEKEVEEEEGGEVVAGAAVAGGAGGGELMMIQSRLRTIKTDIKGIGYLNKFTMGWYAGKMEGVMLGIIISIVLLALLFPGGIDITALRFK
- the mtrB gene encoding tetrahydromethanopterin S-methyltransferase subunit MtrB, which encodes MAFVKILPEYGLSYNIETGKLQPEGGVVKYNFKPINEKIDKLDAYADDLMNSLTPTGNFLESFPGREKSLYYAGIWTNIFYGFIFGGFAAFLVVLLKMGGLI
- a CDS encoding methanogenesis marker 14 protein, translating into MQLKPLLRKFGPQPHIAETPHLSLIPRTSSPGMSVKVDLSKTNYYIVASVEMGNTTTKCILTATDLSSGKTYLLNKTVRMTRDVRAPRPGETVFGKTLDGGKLTRESVRDMVKETLLESHKAAGLDIEMDLNFVVRSTGVVAGFDSPDDVGQFILALADGCLIAKVPPKNMAPAMSKENIQKRCREFSFLDKVFFDGAVASVLPPMGSTGVEIVANEMEGELATAGIKEAAKWTGVDFRNPVCSIDFGTTLKGRVTNDILPYSKTIGSFCGLAGAIPDAIVRGSDLVDKTHGNVLDITSKIKPGLLTEMLKDNVIEEYAKWAHELVQIEVVPDGRKWYGSVPVNPAAAKNNKVSLIGCEVGENGKDLPRLNEVGAEVCKKHGVKTMLATLDMVSAMIAQRLIKTALDEKLITSKTTIGITGRAGITGHKPNLIIEKIGELGIYDKPEDHIIFCDDGLARGAAVMARCMNSFGTPKNPLGGVSGGKCIMAQRMKLQNKK
- the mtrH gene encoding tetrahydromethanopterin S-methyltransferase subunit H — its product is MFKYGNEQKVYEFGRAKVGGQPGEYPTVLAGSIFYNKQKILIDGKKGVFDKEGAEKLVRTQEEMSDITGNPCWLQIVAETDESMQKYIEWYADAGKDAFLVDSTVASVRVAGAKRADEIGVTDRVIYNSINAAAQPDEIEAIKTCKFNSCIILGFNPMDMSVKGRMEMLTKGAAGQTKGMIEIGTEKGITRPLIDVAATPLGSGSGATYRSIFAVKSQLGEPVGGGYHNIPSAWSWLKKFKKLPGKENAYMPSDIGSNLIAITLGCDFCLYGPIDHAVEVFPAVAMNDIVVCEAARDLGTNPAVDTHPLFKLA